One bacterium genomic window, CCACCAGCGACAGCAACGCCGATGTCGCCGAGCGCGCGGAAGTGGTGGTCCTGGCGGTGAAGCCCGCTCATCTCGAGTCCGCCAGCACAGACTTGCCGCGTGATGACGGACCTCTGTTCGTCTCGATCATCGCGGGCAAGACCTCCGCAAGCCTACAGGCTCATCTGGGCGCCGGTGCACGCATCGTGCGGGCCATGCCCAACACTCCCGCCTTGATCGGAGAGGGCATCACCGCCATCGCTTCCGATACCGGTGTCTCCGCACAGGACCTGAAGTCCGCGGAAGCCGTCTTGAGTGCGGTCGGCCGCGTCGTGCGAGTTCCCGAAGCCTTGATGGACGCGGTAACGGGCCTGTCCGGTTCCGGCCCCGCCTATGCGTATCTGTTCATCGAAGCGCTCATCGACGCCGGGGTGCGCGAAGGCCTACCCGCGGCTACGGCTCGCGAGCTTTCCACGCAGACCGTGCTCGGGGCCGCCGCCATGGTGCGAGAGACCGGAGAGAATCCGGCGCTACTGCGAGAGCGCGTCAGCTCGCCCGGCGGTACGACGATCGCGGGCCTGGCTTCTCTTGAAGAAGGCGGACTGAGGGAGGCGATCTTCGCAGCGGTGCGCGCGGCAACGGTCCGTTCGGGTCAACTGGGCGGTGATTCGTAAAACGGCTCAAGCACGCAGCCCTTTCCTCCGATTCTGCCTGTGAAAGTTATGCGTCTGACCCCAATCGAAATCAGCCAGCACAAGTTCAATGTGCGTTTCCGCGGCTTTGACAAGGACGAAGTTCACGCCCTGCTCGCCATGGTCGTGGCGGACTTCGAAGAGGTCGTGCGCGAGAATGCCCAACTCCGCCGCGAGGCCGAACGCCTGGGACGCGAACTCGATACTCACCTGGGACGCGAGCGAACGATCCAGGAAACACTGACTACGGCCCAGGGCGTGGTCGAGCAGATGCAGCGGGCCGCATCCAAAGATTCGGAGCAGATCATCGTCGACGCGGAATTGCGCTGCGAGAAAATGGTGGCCGAAGCCCGACAGCAGTGTTCGGATCTGACGCACAACATCGCCGAGTTACACCACCTGCGGGAGCGGCTGGACGGCGATCTTCGCAATGTGCTCGAGAGCTATCTGAAGATGGTTGACGCATTCGACGAAGCTCGCCACGATCGCAAGATGTCGTCGGTGGACCCGAGCTACTCGAACAAGGCCGACACGCGCGCCACCTGAGCCGTGCCCGGCCCGGACGCTGGCTTCGATTTCTGGGTCCACGTCCATCCGCGCGCGAGTCGCGAACTCGTCGGGGGTGAACACGATGGGGCCCTGCGGGTCGCCGTGCGCGCCGCGCCCAGTGACGGTGAGGCCAATCGGGCCGTCTGCCGGGCCGTCGCGGCCGCTCTCGAGCTGAAAAACCGGCAAATCAGCCTGATTTCGGGGGGCAAGAGTCGCCGAAAGCGCCTGCGAGCGCAGGGCGACCCGCAGGTTCTCGCATCCAGGGTTCAAGCCCTGCGCGAGACATCGAGCGTTTGACTGGACCCGAGTCAGGGCCTAGATTGCGGCCTTCGCTGGCGAATTTCGCAAGGGAATCGGGCACATGCCGACCTACGAGTACGAATGCACCAAAGGGCACCACTTCGAGGTGGTGCAGCGCATCACAGAAGAACCGCTTCAGCGATGCACGCAGTGCAAGGCCAAGGCGACCCGTCTGATCTCCGCGACCAACTTCATCTTGAAGGGCGGAGGCTGGTATTCTGACGGCTATAGCTCCGGGGGTGGTGGGAGCAAGTCGGGCGGTTCGGAAAAACCTTCAAGCAGTTCTTCATCCAGCAGCTCGAAGTCTTCGTCTGACAGCTCGAAGTCTTCGTCTGGCAGCTCGAAGTCTTCGTCTGGCAGCTCGAAGTCTTCGTCTGGCAGTTCATCCTCGGGTTCATCTTCCTCTTCTTCCGATTAGAATCAGCCAGCAGACCGGGGCACTCGCCCCGGGTGCACGAGTCCGGGGGGCGAACTTGTGACCGAGATTGTCGACGGTAGAGCGATTGCGGAGAACATCCGCGCCGAAATTTCAGAGCGCGTTCTGAAACTTTCCGGGGGCCCTCCTGGCATCGCCGTGGTTCTGGTGGGGGACGATCCCGCCTCTCAGATCTATGTGCGGAACAAGGGCCGGATGGCGCGCAAGCTGGGCATGAACTCTTTCGAGATCAAGCTGCCCGAAGAAACCAGCGAAGCCGAACTGCTCGAACAGGTCCAGCGACTGAACGAGGACCCCAAGGTGCACGGCATTCTGGTTCAGCTCCCGGTCCCCGAGCAGATCTCCGAAGCGCGGGTGGCGGCGGCGATCCTGCCGGAAAAAGACATCGACGGATTGCATCCGGAAAACGCCGGAAATCTGCTCGCGAATCGACCGGGGTTCGCGCCGGGGACTCCCGAAGGGTGCATTCGCATCCTGGAGCACCACGAAATCGCGATCGAAGGCGCGCATGCGGTCGTGATCGGTCGCAGTGAGATCGTGGGCAAGCCGGTGGCGTTGATGCTCTTGCATCGCAACGCCACCGTGACCGTCTGCCACTCGCGCACGAAGAACCTGCCCGAGGTGGTACGGCAGGCCGACATCGTCATCGCCGCCGTCGGCGTGCCCGAGATGATCAAGGGCGATTGGATCAAGCCGGGTGCCGCCGTGATTGACGTCGGAACCACGAAGGTCGAGGGCAAGCTCAAAGGCGACGTCGACTTCGACGACGTAAACGGTCGCGCGGGCCTGCTGACACCGGTCCCCGGTGGCGTCGGACCGCTGACGATCGCGATGGTGTTGCTGAATACCCTGCGGGCGTTCGAGCGGCTGAACCCCCAGGTGGCCACCTGAGGTGAGCACTCCCCTCGCCCGCACTCCTCTCTACTCCACCCACGTCGAAGAAGGCGCCAAGCTTTCACCGTTTGCCGGTTTCGAAATGCCGGTGGTCTATTCCTCGATCATCGACGAGCACCGCGCGGTGCGCAGTTGTGCGGGGTTGTTCGACGTATCGCATATGGGCGAGGTCCGCTTCCGAGGACCTGATGCGATCGCCCTGGCCCAACAGATCTTCAGCAATGATGTGGCCGGTACCGCTCCGGGACGCGCGCGCTACGGGATCCTGTGCCTCGATGACGGCGGTGCGGTAGACGACGTGTTGTTGTATCGGGTGGGCGAAAACGAGGTCTTGTTCTGCCTCAATGCTTCGAACATCGCCGCAGACCTGGCCTGGATCCACGAGGTTCACGGGCGCGGCTCGCTCGAAGTCGAGATCATCGACGAGAGCGAGAGCACCGCCTTGCTCGCGATCCAGGGCCCCGCCGCGCTCGAAATCACGCACGAACTGGCCGGCCCGGATCTGAAGCCGCCGCGACGCTGGCGCTTCGCAGAAGCAGAACTCGAGGGTGTGCCGGTCTGGCTGTCTCGCACCGGCTATACCGGCGAAGACGGCTACGAGATCTACGCACCGGCCGATGGCGCGACCCAGCTGTGGAAACGCCTGAGGGAAGTGGGCGGTACCCGCCTGGTTCCCGCGGGACTCGGCGCGCGCGACACCCTGCGCACCGAGATGGGTTATGCGCTGTACGGCCACGAGCTCGATCGCACCCGCACTCCGATCGCCGCGGGCCTGGAGCGCTCCGTCGCCTTCGGCAAGGGTTTCGTGGGTGAAGCTGCGCTGGCGCGGGACCGCGACGATGGGGAAGAGCGCCTGGTGGGGCTGGTACTCGAGGGGCGCCGCGTCGCGCGCAGCGGATACCCGATCCTGACCGACGCCGGAAGGGGTATCGTCACGTCGGGAACCCACGGCCCCAGCGTCGAGCGATCCATCGCAATGGGCTACGTTCCGACTGGAGCCGCCCGTCTCGGAGCCAAGCTCCGGGTAGAAATTCGAGATCGCGCGATACCGTGCGAGGTAGTCAAAACCCCCTTTTTCAACAGGAAGAGTTGATGGCAGAGACCGAGTATCAATTCCCCGATGACTGCAAGTACACCGAAGCCGACGAGTGGGTCCGCGTCGACGGCGACACGATCAAGATCGGCATCACCGATTACGCCCAATCCGAACTCTCGGACATCGTCTTTGTCGAACTGCCCGACTTCGGCCGTGAGGTCGAGGAGGGCGAAGCATTTGCGGTCGTCGAATCGGTCAAGGCGGTCAGCGATTTATTCGCCCCGATCTCGGGCACGGTTGCAGAGGGCAATATCGATCTCGATGATCACCCGGAGTGGATCAACGAGGATCCGTACGGACGCGGCTGGATTCTCACGATGACCCCCAAGGACCCCGCGAGCCTCGAGAACCTGATGAGTTCGGAGCAGTACGCCGCTCACGTAAAGGCGCGCGCTGGAAAGTAGTTGAGCTACACCCCTCACACAGAGGATGAGATTCGCGAGATGCTTGCGCGAATCGGCGTGTCCAGCACCGCGGAGCTATTCGCGAATATTCCCGGCTCCTTGCGCAGTCGCGCAGAGCTGAAGCTGGCCCCGGCCCTGGACGAACGAGCCCTGCTCCGGCACATGCGCGGCGCAGCCGCGCAAAACCGCACCGTGAACAACGAGACGAGTTTCCTGGGCGCAGGTGCGTATCATCACTTCATTCCGGCGGCGGTTGGCGCCCTGGCGGGACGTGGCGAATTCACGACGGCCTACACGCCCTATCAGGCTGAGATCAGCC contains:
- a CDS encoding zinc ribbon domain-containing protein, yielding MPTYEYECTKGHHFEVVQRITEEPLQRCTQCKAKATRLISATNFILKGGGWYSDGYSSGGGGSKSGGSEKPSSSSSSSSSKSSSDSSKSSSGSSKSSSGSSKSSSGSSSSGSSSSSSD
- a CDS encoding bifunctional 5,10-methylenetetrahydrofolate dehydrogenase/5,10-methenyltetrahydrofolate cyclohydrolase, with protein sequence MTEIVDGRAIAENIRAEISERVLKLSGGPPGIAVVLVGDDPASQIYVRNKGRMARKLGMNSFEIKLPEETSEAELLEQVQRLNEDPKVHGILVQLPVPEQISEARVAAAILPEKDIDGLHPENAGNLLANRPGFAPGTPEGCIRILEHHEIAIEGAHAVVIGRSEIVGKPVALMLLHRNATVTVCHSRTKNLPEVVRQADIVIAAVGVPEMIKGDWIKPGAAVIDVGTTKVEGKLKGDVDFDDVNGRAGLLTPVPGGVGPLTIAMVLLNTLRAFERLNPQVAT
- a CDS encoding DUF167 domain-containing protein, whose product is MPGPDAGFDFWVHVHPRASRELVGGEHDGALRVAVRAAPSDGEANRAVCRAVAAALELKNRQISLISGGKSRRKRLRAQGDPQVLASRVQALRETSSV
- a CDS encoding DivIVA domain-containing protein, giving the protein MKVMRLTPIEISQHKFNVRFRGFDKDEVHALLAMVVADFEEVVRENAQLRREAERLGRELDTHLGRERTIQETLTTAQGVVEQMQRAASKDSEQIIVDAELRCEKMVAEARQQCSDLTHNIAELHHLRERLDGDLRNVLESYLKMVDAFDEARHDRKMSSVDPSYSNKADTRAT
- the gcvH gene encoding glycine cleavage system protein GcvH; its protein translation is MAETEYQFPDDCKYTEADEWVRVDGDTIKIGITDYAQSELSDIVFVELPDFGREVEEGEAFAVVESVKAVSDLFAPISGTVAEGNIDLDDHPEWINEDPYGRGWILTMTPKDPASLENLMSSEQYAAHVKARAGK
- the gcvT gene encoding glycine cleavage system aminomethyltransferase GcvT, with product MSTPLARTPLYSTHVEEGAKLSPFAGFEMPVVYSSIIDEHRAVRSCAGLFDVSHMGEVRFRGPDAIALAQQIFSNDVAGTAPGRARYGILCLDDGGAVDDVLLYRVGENEVLFCLNASNIAADLAWIHEVHGRGSLEVEIIDESESTALLAIQGPAALEITHELAGPDLKPPRRWRFAEAELEGVPVWLSRTGYTGEDGYEIYAPADGATQLWKRLREVGGTRLVPAGLGARDTLRTEMGYALYGHELDRTRTPIAAGLERSVAFGKGFVGEAALARDRDDGEERLVGLVLEGRRVARSGYPILTDAGRGIVTSGTHGPSVERSIAMGYVPTGAARLGAKLRVEIRDRAIPCEVVKTPFFNRKS
- a CDS encoding pyrroline-5-carboxylate reductase, which encodes MTGLPDSLPKSVGTIGAGNMAEAILRGLLRAGLAPERLVASDLDAGRREHIERELGVPTSDSNADVAERAEVVVLAVKPAHLESASTDLPRDDGPLFVSIIAGKTSASLQAHLGAGARIVRAMPNTPALIGEGITAIASDTGVSAQDLKSAEAVLSAVGRVVRVPEALMDAVTGLSGSGPAYAYLFIEALIDAGVREGLPAATARELSTQTVLGAAAMVRETGENPALLRERVSSPGGTTIAGLASLEEGGLREAIFAAVRAATVRSGQLGGDS